One stretch of Priestia megaterium DNA includes these proteins:
- a CDS encoding cyanophycinase, which yields MKETKRKKSIQKQVITCAVLATSLLLPISASAASAPYTLYQVGSTADKATSTSFGQVYMGGSTDVDEAFKWMIQKANGGDFLVIRATGTDAYNSYIYDLAKSIGKPLNSVSTIVVDDLIRAGSDSSLIDKINKAEGIFFAGGNQADYVDFLEGSPALTALNNRINQGIPFGGTSAGTMIQGDHIYDSISAGSTTLDSKTALNNPYSSLISFTDYLIQTPHNNNIQTDTHFEQRDRMGRFLTFLARNIQDGEETGTSAKGIAVNEQSALLVEKDGSAKVVTQPGSTNAAVYLAKTNKAPTTCISGQPLTFNNISIYKLFNGSTFNLSTWTGSGGLAYTLNVNGGVITSSTGKVYGGNQP from the coding sequence ATGAAAGAAACTAAACGTAAAAAAAGCATTCAAAAGCAGGTCATTACTTGTGCTGTTCTCGCAACATCTCTTTTACTCCCCATTTCAGCTTCTGCTGCTTCTGCACCTTATACGCTTTATCAAGTCGGAAGTACTGCAGACAAAGCGACTAGTACAAGCTTTGGACAAGTCTATATGGGAGGAAGCACCGATGTAGATGAAGCATTCAAATGGATGATTCAAAAGGCAAACGGCGGTGATTTCTTGGTTATAAGAGCGACGGGTACTGATGCCTATAATTCATATATCTATGACCTAGCCAAAAGCATAGGTAAGCCCCTTAACTCTGTTAGCACAATTGTTGTTGATGATTTAATAAGAGCAGGCTCAGACTCTTCTTTGATTGATAAAATTAACAAAGCAGAAGGCATCTTTTTTGCTGGAGGCAATCAAGCTGATTACGTAGATTTCTTAGAAGGATCCCCGGCTCTTACAGCCTTAAATAATCGTATTAACCAAGGCATTCCTTTTGGAGGAACGAGTGCTGGCACCATGATTCAAGGTGATCACATTTATGACTCTATCTCAGCAGGCTCTACAACTTTAGATTCGAAAACAGCGCTAAACAATCCCTATAGTTCTCTTATTTCTTTTACAGATTATTTGATTCAAACACCCCATAATAATAACATTCAAACAGACACTCATTTTGAACAACGAGATAGAATGGGACGCTTTTTAACATTTCTTGCACGTAATATCCAAGACGGAGAAGAAACTGGAACAAGCGCCAAAGGAATTGCTGTTAATGAACAGTCAGCGCTTCTGGTAGAAAAAGATGGTTCAGCTAAAGTAGTAACACAGCCAGGCTCTACAAACGCAGCTGTTTATCTAGCTAAAACGAATAAGGCGCCTACTACTTGTATAAGTGGTCAGCCGCTGACGTTTAATAATATTTCTATCTATAAACTATTTAATGGCAGCACTTTTAATCTTTCCACTTGGACGGGTTCTGGAGGGTTAGCTTATACTTTAAACGTAAACGGCGGTGTCATTACTTCCTCTACAGGAAAAGTATACGGAGGAAATCAGCCGTAA
- a CDS encoding MFS transporter, translated as MNKQESSYRWVVFGTALLAYYLIVSQRTAPGLITEQLMKDFHVSASVIGLMTSIQFLAYAGLQIPIGLLSDRYGPNRFLIIGSLLTGIGSLIYSTAPNEYVLICSRLLVGTGDSMIFVNLVLILSQWFKGNEFVKLLGLIGLVGSVGSLSATVPLSMWISFSGWRVPFLSIGLVLMAVCYLLYVVLVIKPKRLFQDDAKTNKSSVKTPESVWAILRRVMTTRQAWATFLCHFGVVGTYIGFIGSWGVPYGMNVFHLSRADASQLIMYGLFGAMIGGPLISWITSRLNSIKKIYSLVHLIVVLSWTGLLLSGVKPSFMLVVILLFIIGFGNGASALTFAVVRQSFSVKEVGVVSGFANMGGFLSAVLLPSIFGNVLDLFPERSLHVGYHYAFMIPILFSLMGLLGVLLIKEKGKKEQKVLKAS; from the coding sequence ATGAACAAACAGGAAAGTAGCTACAGATGGGTTGTTTTTGGAACCGCTTTATTGGCATATTATTTGATTGTCAGTCAACGAACAGCCCCTGGACTTATTACAGAACAGTTAATGAAAGATTTTCACGTTTCAGCGTCTGTTATAGGATTAATGACTAGTATACAATTTTTAGCATATGCAGGTCTTCAGATTCCTATTGGTTTACTTTCTGACCGATACGGTCCCAATCGATTTTTGATTATAGGGTCGCTTTTAACTGGAATAGGAAGTCTTATCTACAGCACGGCTCCTAATGAATATGTGTTAATTTGCTCTCGTTTACTAGTCGGTACGGGAGACTCAATGATTTTTGTCAATTTAGTGTTAATTTTAAGTCAGTGGTTTAAGGGAAATGAGTTTGTAAAGCTATTAGGTTTAATTGGGCTGGTAGGAAGTGTAGGTTCATTATCAGCTACCGTGCCTTTGTCTATGTGGATTTCATTTTCAGGCTGGAGAGTTCCTTTTCTTAGCATAGGTCTAGTTTTAATGGCGGTATGCTACCTGCTTTATGTCGTTTTAGTGATAAAACCTAAACGATTATTTCAAGATGATGCTAAAACAAATAAATCCTCTGTTAAGACTCCAGAAAGCGTATGGGCGATCCTAAGGAGAGTGATGACGACTCGTCAAGCCTGGGCAACATTTCTTTGTCATTTTGGTGTAGTCGGTACATATATCGGTTTTATTGGTTCTTGGGGAGTTCCTTATGGAATGAATGTGTTCCATTTATCTCGCGCTGATGCAAGTCAGCTTATTATGTATGGTCTGTTTGGCGCTATGATCGGTGGACCTTTAATCAGCTGGATAACAAGCAGGTTAAATTCTATTAAAAAAATCTACTCACTTGTTCATCTTATTGTGGTGCTTAGCTGGACTGGATTATTACTGTCCGGCGTGAAACCTTCATTCATGCTAGTAGTTATTTTGCTTTTTATCATCGGCTTTGGAAACGGCGCAAGCGCTTTGACATTTGCCGTAGTACGTCAATCCTTCTCGGTAAAAGAAGTAGGGGTTGTATCAGGTTTTGCCAATATGGGAGGATTTTTAAGCGCCGTATTATTACCTAGTATTTTCGGAAATGTCCTGGATTTATTCCCCGAGCGTTCGCTGCATGTTGGTTATCATTATGCTTTTATGATTCCCATTTTGTTTTCACTGATGGGGTTGTTAGGTGTCTTACTAATTAAAGAAAAGGGAAAAAAGGAGCAGAAGGTGCTGAAGGCTTCTTAA
- a CDS encoding methyltransferase domain-containing protein: MITDKHFLNAVNNTNIDFTGWDFSAITQTGRMDSDILSWSYGSEAFHLIQNAHAALDMGTGGGEFLSLLQPFPHVMYATEGYKPNVPIAKKRLEPLGVKVVERTEDTNLPFKEGTFNLILNQHESFCASEVRRILSTQGTFFTQQVGGLDCSRINECVGVPINKEFSNWNLKKAIEELRQSAFNIVFCKEEFPVQRFYDIGALVFYLKAIPWQVPNFDVETHIEGLYNIHGIIQSQGFFDVKQHRFIIKAEAK; encoded by the coding sequence ATGATAACAGACAAACATTTTTTAAACGCTGTAAACAATACAAATATTGATTTTACTGGATGGGATTTTTCTGCTATCACTCAGACTGGTCGTATGGATAGTGACATACTTTCGTGGTCATATGGAAGTGAAGCTTTTCACCTTATTCAAAACGCTCACGCTGCTTTAGATATGGGAACAGGAGGAGGAGAGTTTTTATCTCTACTACAACCTTTCCCTCATGTTATGTATGCTACAGAAGGATATAAACCTAACGTTCCAATCGCTAAAAAACGTTTAGAACCGCTTGGTGTCAAAGTTGTTGAACGAACTGAAGACACAAATTTACCGTTTAAAGAGGGTACATTCAATTTGATTTTGAACCAGCATGAATCTTTTTGTGCTTCGGAAGTACGCCGAATTTTATCAACCCAAGGCACGTTCTTCACTCAGCAAGTGGGCGGGTTAGACTGTTCGCGAATTAATGAATGTGTAGGAGTTCCAATAAATAAAGAGTTTTCTAACTGGAATTTAAAGAAAGCAATAGAGGAGCTTAGACAAAGTGCTTTTAACATCGTCTTTTGCAAAGAAGAGTTTCCTGTACAGAGATTTTATGATATTGGGGCGTTAGTTTTTTATCTAAAAGCAATTCCTTGGCAAGTTCCTAATTTTGATGTAGAAACACATATCGAAGGATTGTATAACATACATGGCATTATACAGTCTCAAGGTTTTTTTGACGTAAAACAACATCGTTTTATTATCAAAGCTGAGGCAAAATAA
- a CDS encoding GNAT family N-acetyltransferase — protein MSNYFPIIKTKRLTLREIVAEDAGNILKYLSDKEVMKHYGLKPFTTVEDALNEIAWYKSILNEKSGIRWGITLKEQDDIIGSCGFLNRVHNHYRTEIGYELSKDYWGNGIANEALGAVIKYGFTHFYLRRIEALIEPANAASQKLIKKQGFIKEGLLRSYEFTCGKFDDLYMYSLLKQDFDRLQPHEGNI, from the coding sequence GTGTCAAATTATTTTCCCATAATTAAAACAAAAAGGCTTACCCTAAGGGAAATTGTAGCAGAAGACGCAGGCAATATTTTAAAATACCTATCCGATAAAGAAGTAATGAAACACTACGGTTTAAAGCCTTTTACAACGGTTGAGGATGCTTTAAATGAGATTGCATGGTATAAATCGATCTTAAACGAAAAATCTGGAATAAGATGGGGTATTACTCTTAAAGAACAGGATGACATTATTGGCAGCTGCGGGTTTCTTAATAGAGTTCATAACCATTACCGTACAGAAATTGGATATGAGCTAAGCAAAGATTACTGGGGGAATGGGATTGCTAATGAGGCATTGGGCGCTGTCATAAAATATGGCTTTACACATTTTTATTTGCGGAGGATTGAAGCATTAATAGAACCTGCTAATGCTGCTTCACAAAAATTAATAAAAAAACAGGGCTTTATAAAAGAAGGCTTATTAAGAAGCTATGAATTTACGTGTGGAAAATTTGATGATTTGTATATGTATTCTTTATTAAAACAAGATTTTGACAGGCTTCAACCACATGAAGGGAATATCTAG
- a CDS encoding uridine phosphorylase, producing the protein MKLYGDFEKEDWLNVLKLSEKEVPNAFIIHGEWEFQDNINLWKEILSTNVHTPKWNTVIGKFNNRNIGFANVYGSPMASNIVHQFAGSGTDLFIQTGYFGGLSSTIQYGDILIVSAAQMEDGVSHWYLPEQTLVEADKELVEAACRYCEQKGYKYIKGHVVSMGAMLMETHDMVKEWSLANFLGVDMETATTLAIAHKFNKRAVGLLNLSDHLLHGDTLYSYTKNRELIESETDKAIRDVALYLSSTY; encoded by the coding sequence ATGAAGCTGTATGGCGATTTTGAAAAAGAAGATTGGCTAAACGTATTAAAGCTATCAGAAAAAGAGGTGCCTAATGCATTTATTATTCATGGTGAGTGGGAATTCCAAGATAATATAAATTTATGGAAAGAGATCTTATCCACTAATGTTCATACGCCTAAATGGAACACGGTAATAGGCAAGTTCAATAACAGAAATATAGGATTTGCGAATGTATACGGCAGTCCGATGGCATCAAACATTGTACATCAATTTGCCGGCAGCGGGACCGACTTATTTATTCAAACGGGATATTTTGGAGGCTTATCTTCTACTATACAATATGGAGATATCTTAATTGTATCTGCAGCACAAATGGAAGATGGCGTATCACACTGGTATTTGCCAGAACAAACGCTTGTAGAAGCTGACAAAGAGTTAGTGGAAGCCGCCTGTAGATATTGTGAACAAAAAGGCTACAAATATATAAAAGGACATGTGGTCAGTATGGGCGCCATGCTTATGGAGACGCATGACATGGTTAAAGAATGGTCGCTTGCAAATTTTCTCGGCGTGGATATGGAGACAGCTACCACTTTAGCCATTGCTCATAAATTCAACAAGCGCGCTGTCGGCTTATTAAATTTATCAGACCACCTTCTTCACGGTGATACTCTTTATTCGTATACAAAGAACAGAGAGTTAATAGAAAGTGAAACTGATAAAGCAATTCGCGATGTAGCTCTTTATTTAAGCAGTACATACTAA
- a CDS encoding sigma 54-interacting transcriptional regulator, with amino-acid sequence MKKKLVLITGSKQTRIILHNQLKELLGDYISIECFAIDEELPAKIDGDVVIYSSESIKHEMKDRLDVQHAHEIVGNRTIHHKHINELLQIPAHTKVLIVNDDDKETFKLIESLYQVGINHVQFIPFKKQKTYYEGVEIAVSPGEIHLCPPYVKHVIDIGVRLFDMATIFELIKSFGFNQSNHSIIWDRYLRNIIELQKKLIEAEGQMKELHLHVKSVVNVVEDGILAVDFNKRITLFNKRLESLFQLSSSDVVDREIQHVISNEGLVEFITSSDEKSQYFNVNGYEMVIYKSMIQESNTTVATFKSVNQAVEIEGKAQSELRKNGFSAKYDYQDIIGEHPALLKTIEISRKMAVTEYPILIQGETGTGKELFAQAIHNYSTRKNGPFLAVNCSAMTDTLLESELFGYEEASFTGAQKGGKKGLFESADKGTIFLDEIGDISLRLQTQLLRVLQEKEIRRVGGTRVIPINVRIIAATHNNLLHKMKEGLFREDLYYRLHVLSLTIPPLRYRRTDIPLLIHHFISKSKTWTHIHPEALKLLIEYEWLGNIRELKGVIEYLLTVCDENEVKAKDVEYRLSSQKEEHTLHEVENESVDLIELQENHALLETIKQCNDTGKAASRKWITQHLKGFTLTEQQVRNRLDVLEEKEYIIKRRGRAGTKITEKGLHYLYYLKTKQHLINP; translated from the coding sequence ATGAAAAAGAAATTAGTTTTAATAACAGGAAGCAAGCAAACTAGAATCATTTTACACAATCAATTAAAAGAGTTACTGGGCGATTATATTTCCATTGAATGTTTTGCGATTGATGAAGAATTACCCGCAAAAATTGATGGCGATGTTGTCATTTATTCATCAGAGAGTATAAAGCACGAAATGAAGGACAGATTAGACGTTCAGCATGCACATGAAATTGTAGGAAATAGAACGATTCACCATAAACATATAAATGAATTGCTGCAAATCCCTGCCCATACAAAAGTATTAATTGTAAACGATGACGATAAAGAAACCTTTAAATTAATAGAATCTCTCTATCAAGTAGGTATTAATCATGTTCAGTTTATTCCTTTTAAAAAACAAAAGACCTATTACGAAGGTGTTGAAATTGCTGTTTCTCCAGGTGAGATTCACTTATGCCCGCCATATGTAAAACATGTAATTGATATAGGCGTTAGGCTTTTTGATATGGCGACCATTTTTGAACTTATAAAATCATTTGGTTTTAATCAGTCTAATCATTCAATTATTTGGGATCGCTATTTACGAAATATTATTGAGCTGCAAAAAAAACTAATAGAAGCAGAAGGGCAAATGAAAGAACTTCACCTCCATGTAAAGAGTGTTGTAAATGTAGTAGAAGATGGTATTCTTGCCGTGGATTTCAATAAAAGAATTACGTTATTTAATAAAAGGTTAGAATCATTGTTTCAGCTATCTTCTTCTGATGTTGTAGATCGTGAAATTCAACATGTCATTTCTAACGAAGGCCTTGTGGAGTTTATTACATCGTCCGACGAGAAAAGTCAGTACTTTAACGTAAACGGGTACGAAATGGTTATCTATAAGTCTATGATTCAGGAAAGCAATACTACGGTAGCAACGTTTAAAAGTGTTAATCAAGCTGTTGAAATAGAAGGAAAAGCACAGTCAGAACTTAGAAAAAACGGCTTTTCTGCTAAGTATGATTATCAAGATATTATCGGAGAACACCCAGCTTTGCTTAAAACGATTGAAATTTCCCGGAAAATGGCGGTTACTGAGTATCCTATTTTAATTCAAGGAGAAACCGGTACAGGAAAAGAGCTGTTTGCTCAGGCTATCCATAATTATTCCACACGTAAAAATGGACCGTTTCTTGCCGTGAATTGTAGTGCCATGACCGATACATTGCTAGAAAGTGAGCTGTTTGGGTACGAAGAAGCCAGCTTTACAGGAGCCCAAAAAGGCGGCAAAAAAGGGCTGTTTGAGAGCGCTGATAAAGGTACGATCTTTCTGGATGAAATTGGTGATATCAGTCTGCGTTTACAAACTCAGCTTTTAAGAGTGCTTCAAGAAAAAGAAATTAGACGGGTAGGAGGGACAAGAGTTATTCCGATCAATGTAAGAATAATAGCAGCTACTCACAACAATTTACTACATAAAATGAAAGAAGGGTTGTTTCGAGAAGATTTGTACTATCGTTTACATGTATTATCTTTAACGATTCCTCCTTTAAGATATAGAAGAACCGATATTCCTTTACTAATTCATCATTTTATTTCTAAATCAAAAACGTGGACGCATATCCATCCAGAAGCGCTGAAGCTGCTTATCGAATATGAATGGTTAGGAAACATAAGAGAATTAAAAGGAGTCATCGAGTATTTGCTTACTGTCTGCGATGAAAACGAAGTGAAAGCAAAAGACGTAGAGTATAGGCTTAGTAGTCAAAAAGAGGAGCATACTTTACATGAAGTTGAAAATGAATCGGTTGACTTAATCGAACTTCAAGAAAATCACGCTCTGTTAGAAACGATAAAACAGTGTAATGATACAGGAAAAGCAGCAAGCAGAAAGTGGATTACACAGCATCTAAAAGGCTTTACTCTTACAGAACAGCAGGTGAGAAATCGTTTGGATGTACTAGAAGAAAAAGAGTATATTATAAAACGCAGAGGCAGAGCAGGAACGAAAATAACAGAAAAAGGACTGCATTATCTATATTATTTAAAAACAAAACAGCACTTAATCAATCCTTAA
- a CDS encoding GNAT family N-acetyltransferase, translating to MAHFNFDIVHYHPQFAEQTVKMWRDSKEKAIGQKEMHSFEGHVYFLNHILSAHYKIELALIDEQIVGMIAYNADEISQLYVHVDYQGEGIGQRLLERAKTESNGKLTLRTFERNKNAQRFYEKHGFSIIKRGCENEEKLPDITYEWTNK from the coding sequence ATGGCCCATTTTAATTTTGATATTGTTCACTATCATCCTCAATTTGCTGAGCAAACGGTAAAAATGTGGAGAGATAGTAAAGAAAAAGCGATTGGACAAAAGGAAATGCACAGTTTTGAGGGTCATGTTTATTTTTTAAATCATATATTGTCAGCACACTATAAAATTGAATTAGCTTTAATAGATGAACAAATAGTAGGAATGATTGCTTATAATGCTGACGAAATTAGCCAGCTGTACGTTCATGTAGATTATCAAGGAGAAGGAATTGGACAGCGTTTACTCGAAAGAGCCAAAACAGAATCAAATGGAAAATTAACATTACGTACATTTGAACGAAATAAAAACGCCCAGCGATTTTACGAGAAGCACGGATTCAGTATTATAAAGAGAGGATGTGAAAATGAAGAGAAATTACCTGATATTACATACGAATGGACAAATAAATGA
- a CDS encoding YczE/YyaS/YitT family protein produces MKYVVYVGGILLLTLGIALTIQSNLGASPFDALLVGLSLNVGLSVGSWEIILACVLICGNALLSKQKPEVLGLLTAFITGLGIDVWLFLLQNWVTFESWYSKVCCFGIGLIIIGVGTSAYLHTNFAPIPIDRLTLIIQKLAKTNLLLSRTLIYFTFLLAAMILNGPIGVGTLLTVFLGGVLLNFFMPITNRALECILTNSRISQNHTKDHKRSIT; encoded by the coding sequence GTGAAATATGTTGTTTATGTAGGAGGAATTTTACTATTAACTCTGGGAATTGCTTTGACGATACAATCCAACCTAGGAGCTTCACCTTTTGATGCACTGTTAGTTGGACTATCCCTAAACGTAGGTCTTAGCGTTGGAAGCTGGGAAATTATACTTGCATGTGTTTTAATTTGTGGTAATGCCCTTTTAAGCAAACAAAAGCCAGAAGTACTGGGACTGTTAACAGCATTCATAACGGGTCTTGGTATTGATGTATGGCTTTTTTTATTACAGAACTGGGTTACGTTCGAAAGTTGGTACAGCAAAGTATGTTGTTTTGGAATCGGTTTAATTATCATAGGAGTAGGAACCTCAGCCTATTTACATACAAACTTTGCACCCATTCCAATTGACCGCTTAACATTAATCATACAAAAACTAGCTAAAACAAATTTATTGCTTTCAAGAACATTGATTTACTTCACATTTTTACTAGCTGCAATGATTTTAAACGGACCAATTGGTGTCGGAACGTTATTAACCGTATTTTTAGGCGGCGTGCTGCTTAATTTTTTTATGCCCATTACTAACAGAGCATTAGAATGCATTTTAACAAACTCTCGTATATCACAAAATCATACTAAAGATCATAAACGCTCCATTACATAA
- a CDS encoding cyanophycinase — translation MKKKLVSCLISFTLLSSLSTPLLAKAQENTGDIKGSLVIAGGGVGTSNHDIYEKFLLLAGGKEKAKVGIIPAASTTLQSSEKFKEDLVKYGVNSDSIKILPVSNHDFSDTQKDESTWKNQVNDKKLSRTIKGLTAVWFVGGDQTKIVDSLRQNNGNDSEALKAIWDIYRKGAVIGGTSAGAAIMSDVMITGGDSLGALKESIGSKENKHVNENQHNKKEYEPLSVQKGLGFFQHGIIDQHMDERARLGRLAVAAYNSERDKEKNFAYGVDEDTAMVVNNKDQKVEVVGRSGLAVLDMSKAKLISKQKARSGLENIKVSYLSPGDKINYHLKSFEFPKEKVETKGFEYYSFNALPATGVFTPYGRLKAYLSYSFVDNKLMKSANSYVYDSKGSGYEIAFQKDNDTNGYWRYTDGQKDDYSIVNVRMDITPKTVKFQPDKKTSLTYKKSTFSPSESPAYDSIKGNLLIAGGALGSSNSSVYNKFINLAGGKQAKIGIVPAASTKFDSSNQFKADLVKYGLKAENIEILPISNHDFKGTSENESDWKTNMNSDKLAQKVKGLTGIWFVGGDQTLITSSLRNENGSDSKVLQAIWHTYKNGAVLGGTSAGAAIMSNTMLAGGDSYGALSYGFTDTYDDMTQQEGGPAYLEKGLGFFQYGLVDQHFDNKARLGRLIATAYEKGNKNQLAYGIDEDTAMVVNNEEKQIEVVGRGGITLVDLAKVQADDKFPSDYKNILISCITPGDKVNITTKEIVINPAKTSTRKNEYYSEKVGPNTGLFSSHGVLRKFLAYDLIDNAQSKEIKSYTFNQNKGFELTFRKSAESNGYWAYTDGQKDDYSIVKVALDIKPINVDIK, via the coding sequence ATGAAAAAGAAACTTGTTTCATGTCTTATCAGCTTTACGTTGCTTTCTTCTTTAAGTACACCGCTTCTTGCAAAAGCACAAGAAAATACCGGGGACATTAAAGGTAGCCTTGTTATTGCAGGCGGAGGTGTAGGAACATCCAATCACGATATATATGAAAAATTTCTCTTGCTTGCTGGGGGAAAAGAAAAAGCCAAAGTAGGGATTATTCCAGCTGCTAGCACAACGCTGCAGTCTTCTGAAAAGTTTAAGGAAGACCTCGTGAAATACGGAGTAAACTCAGATTCTATTAAAATTCTTCCCGTTTCCAATCACGATTTTTCTGACACACAAAAAGATGAATCAACTTGGAAGAATCAAGTGAACGACAAGAAGTTATCCCGTACGATTAAAGGACTAACGGCAGTTTGGTTTGTTGGAGGAGACCAAACAAAAATTGTGGATTCCCTTCGTCAAAATAATGGAAACGATTCTGAAGCGTTAAAAGCTATCTGGGATATATATCGTAAGGGAGCAGTTATCGGAGGTACAAGTGCAGGAGCTGCAATTATGAGTGACGTCATGATTACAGGAGGAGACAGTCTAGGAGCTTTAAAAGAAAGTATAGGAAGCAAGGAAAATAAACATGTAAACGAAAACCAACACAATAAAAAAGAATACGAGCCTCTATCAGTTCAAAAAGGGCTGGGATTTTTCCAACACGGCATAATTGATCAGCATATGGATGAACGAGCACGACTTGGGCGACTTGCAGTAGCTGCGTATAATTCTGAACGCGACAAAGAAAAAAACTTTGCATACGGTGTAGACGAAGATACTGCTATGGTCGTTAACAATAAAGATCAAAAGGTTGAAGTCGTTGGAAGAAGCGGATTAGCTGTATTAGATATGAGCAAAGCTAAGCTTATATCTAAGCAAAAAGCGCGTTCAGGCTTAGAGAACATAAAGGTTAGTTACTTATCTCCTGGAGATAAAATTAACTATCATTTAAAATCATTTGAATTTCCAAAAGAGAAAGTAGAAACGAAGGGATTTGAATATTACTCGTTTAACGCACTACCTGCTACTGGTGTTTTTACGCCATATGGAAGATTAAAGGCTTATTTATCATATTCTTTCGTTGATAATAAATTGATGAAATCTGCCAACAGCTATGTTTATGACAGTAAAGGGTCTGGGTACGAAATTGCTTTTCAAAAGGACAATGATACAAACGGCTACTGGCGGTATACTGATGGACAAAAAGATGACTATTCTATTGTCAATGTAAGAATGGATATTACGCCCAAGACCGTCAAATTCCAACCGGATAAAAAAACTAGTTTAACTTATAAAAAATCTACCTTTTCTCCATCTGAAAGTCCTGCATACGATTCGATTAAAGGTAATCTCTTAATTGCAGGCGGAGCGCTTGGCAGCAGCAATTCAAGCGTGTATAACAAGTTTATTAATCTTGCAGGAGGAAAACAGGCCAAAATAGGAATTGTGCCTGCAGCCAGTACTAAGTTCGACTCTTCTAATCAGTTTAAAGCTGATTTAGTTAAATACGGATTGAAAGCGGAAAATATAGAAATTTTACCTATTTCAAATCACGACTTCAAAGGAACTTCTGAAAATGAGTCGGATTGGAAAACAAATATGAACAGTGATAAACTAGCGCAAAAAGTTAAAGGGCTAACAGGCATTTGGTTTGTAGGAGGAGATCAAACCTTGATTACGAGCTCGTTGCGTAATGAAAATGGTTCGGACTCAAAAGTCTTACAAGCCATATGGCATACGTATAAGAACGGGGCAGTACTTGGTGGCACGAGCGCTGGAGCCGCGATTATGAGTAATACTATGCTTGCTGGCGGAGATAGCTACGGAGCTCTTTCGTACGGGTTTACAGACACATACGATGATATGACTCAGCAAGAAGGCGGGCCTGCTTATTTAGAAAAAGGTCTTGGCTTTTTTCAATACGGTCTTGTAGATCAGCATTTTGACAACAAAGCAAGACTGGGACGTCTTATTGCAACAGCATATGAAAAAGGAAATAAAAATCAGCTTGCTTACGGAATTGATGAAGATACTGCCATGGTGGTGAACAATGAAGAAAAACAAATAGAAGTTGTTGGAAGAGGCGGTATTACACTAGTTGATTTAGCAAAGGTACAGGCAGATGACAAATTTCCGAGTGACTACAAAAATATTCTTATCTCTTGTATTACTCCAGGTGACAAAGTAAATATTACAACAAAAGAAATCGTAATAAACCCAGCTAAAACATCTACTAGAAAAAATGAATATTACAGTGAAAAGGTTGGACCAAATACGGGTCTTTTCTCTTCGCATGGTGTATTAAGAAAATTTTTAGCTTACGATCTTATTGATAATGCTCAGAGCAAAGAAATAAAAAGCTATACGTTTAACCAAAACAAAGGTTTTGAGCTTACCTTCCGAAAAAGCGCTGAAAGCAATGGGTATTGGGCTTATACCGACGGTCAAAAAGACGATTACTCCATTGTAAAAGTAGCCTTAGATATCAAACCAATAAACGTAGACATTAAATAA
- a CDS encoding MarR family winged helix-turn-helix transcriptional regulator, producing the protein MSEILREIGMIARALDSISNIEFKEYDLTKGQYLYLVRICENPGIIQEKLAEMIKVDRTTAARAIKKLEMNGFIEKKDDLHNKKNKNLFPTEKGKNVYPFIKRENDYSDKVALEGFTQEEADTILKLVQRVRKNIETDWEFVKKGNKRNY; encoded by the coding sequence ATGAGTGAAATTCTGCGTGAAATTGGAATGATAGCAAGAGCATTGGATTCAATTAGTAATATAGAATTTAAAGAGTATGACCTGACAAAGGGGCAGTATTTGTATTTAGTGCGAATATGTGAAAATCCCGGAATCATTCAGGAAAAATTAGCTGAGATGATAAAAGTAGATCGAACAACAGCGGCTCGGGCTATAAAAAAGCTTGAAATGAATGGTTTTATTGAGAAGAAAGACGATCTCCACAATAAAAAAAATAAAAACCTTTTTCCCACTGAAAAAGGGAAGAACGTATATCCGTTTATAAAAAGAGAAAATGATTATTCGGATAAAGTGGCATTAGAAGGTTTTACCCAGGAAGAAGCAGATACCATTCTTAAGCTGGTTCAAAGAGTAAGAAAAAATATAGAAACAGACTGGGAGTTTGTCAAAAAAGGAAACAAGAGAAATTATTGA